In one Melopsittacus undulatus isolate bMelUnd1 chromosome 4, bMelUnd1.mat.Z, whole genome shotgun sequence genomic region, the following are encoded:
- the GMPPA gene encoding mannose-1-phosphate guanylyltransferase regulatory subunit alpha, whose amino-acid sequence MPLKAVILIGGPQKGTRFRPLSFEMPKPLFPVAGVPMVQHHIEACAKVPGMKEILLMGFYQPHEALSRFLVSAQQEFKIPIRYLQEYAALGTGGGIYHFRDQILSGGAEAFFVLNADVCSEFPLQEMLEFRQQHGDAHSFVILGTTANRTQALNYGCIVANADTQEVQHYVEKPSTFVSEIINCGIYLFTPAIFQHIGEVFQRNQQELVLEESSNGWQRAEVIRLEQDVFTALAGRGKLYVYKTDGFWSQIKSAGSAIYASRLYLNQYSKSHPERLAQNKPGGPIIRGNVYIHPTASIDSTAVLGPNVSIGEGVTVGAGVRVRESIVLHGASLHDHTCVLNTIVGWDSTIGRWARVEGTPSDPNPNDPYAKIDSETLFRDGRLTPSITILGCSVTIPAEVVILNSIVLPHKELSRSYKNQIIL is encoded by the exons ATGCCGCTGAAGGCGGTGATCCTCATCGGGGGCCCGCAGAAAG GGACCCGGTTCCGGCCGCTGTCCTTCGAGATGCCCAAGCCGCTCTTCCCGGTGGCCGGTGTGCCCATGGTGCAGCACCATATCGAGGCCTGCGCCAAG GTGCCTGGCATGAAGGAGATCCTGCTGATGGGCTTCTACCAGCCCCATGAGGCCCTCAGCCGCTTTCTGGTGTCAGCACAGCAGGAGTTCAAGATCCCCATCAG GTATCTCCAGGAGTATGCGGCGCTGGGCACGGGTGGTGGCATCTATCACTTCCGAGACCAGATCCTGTCAGGTGGTGCTGAGGCCTTCTTTGTCCTCAACGCAGATGTGTGCTCAGAGTTCCCCTTGCAGGAGATGCTGGAGTTCCGGCAGCAGCATGGGGATGCGCACAGCTTTGTCATTCTGGGTACCACA GCCAATAGGACGCAGGCACTGAATTATGGCTGTATCGTGGCAAATGCCGACACGCAGGAG GTCCAGCACTATGTGGAGAAGCCCAGCACATTTGTCAGTGAGATCATTAACTGTGGCATCTATCTGTTCACACCTGCCATCTTCCAGCACATTGGCGAGGTCTTCCAGAGGAACCAGCAAGAGCTAGTGCT AGAGGAAAGCTCCAATGGCTGGCAGCGTGCAGAAGTGATCCGGCTAGAGCAGGACGTGTTCACAGCACTGGCTGGGAGGGGCAAGCTGTATGTCTACAAAACTGATGGCTTCTGGAGCCAGATCAAGTCAGCTGG ctctgctATTTATGCCAGCCGCCTTTACCTGAACCAGTACAGCAAAAGCCATCCAGAGAGGCTGGCCCAGAACAAACCTGGAGGCCCTATCATCCGAG GGAATGTGTACATCCACCCAACGGCCTCCATTGACAGCACTGCAGTG CTGGGCCCCAATGTCTCCATTGGGGAGGGGGTGACAGTGGGAGCTGGTGTGCGTGTGCGAGAATCCATAGTCCTGCATGGTGCCTCACTCCAT GACCACACCTGTGTCCTCAATACCATCGTGGGCTGGGACAGCACCATTGGGCGCTGGGCCCGGGTTGAAGGAACGCCCAGTGACCCCAACCCTAATGATCCCTATGCCAAGATCGACAGTGAGACCCTTTTCCGGGATGGGCGCCTCACACCATCCATCACCATCTTGG GCTGCAGTGTCACCATCCCTGCTGAGGTTGTTATTCTTAACTCCATCGTCCTTCCTCACAAGGAGCTGAGCCGCAGCTACAAAAACCAGATTATCCTGTGA
- the LOC101874435 gene encoding rac GTPase-activating protein 1-like — MLLQRCGWLLARLLARLERVLPLLELSGSVEEDYIQIARHFEATRQRCCRLEQDGRRAREQLARVEAERAALEVKLKHARNQVEVEMKKRFRAEAEQEKQERKLQLVFESLMGEPGGSKVLSREQCSVLSALAGWRLGATLAPGRRSSAVNESCQSLLSHSDISYDRTEDDVDVDMMTVVRTLKRKSQERQHVSLAPLAGPVVMAKRRRSSVAPLNAASVAPAPPASEVPHPAGSLPPAVLLPHRRSRQGHRASIHAEPIMVWGSSEDPGCHTTGQESHTESSSTGQPAPASFLSPPPGLPPLQHQFTSKMVIRPEPCGVCGSRIRFGKAAIKCHQCQLLLHPKCQEQCPRPCVPRPRHHAWPREGVVADFAPTTPPLVPALVVQCVTEVETRGLKETGLYRVPGTEQLVREWKQKLLRAGGTLPALSSVTDIHVVCGVLKDFLRGLKEPLVTFSLHPAFLQAADIPDDAACSTALCHVVSKLPRANRDTLAFLMLHLLRVSRSPDCKMDVLNLSRVFGPTLVGHSSASPTPLAILEDVPRQCKVVARLLSLPPDFWTGFVGTEQENLVPVPASRGEHAPFFHPITSPEPKPDQLSPPGSCCFPSTLQSCVGIVARPLQRPTPEKVRKFFSPV, encoded by the exons atgctgctgcagcgCTGCGGGTGGCTCCTGGCCCGGCTCCTTGCCCGGCTGGAGCGGGTGTTGCCGTTGCTGGAGCTCAGCGGTAGCGTAGAGGAAG ACTACATCCAGATTGCTCGGCACTTTGAAGCGACACGCCAGAGATGCTGCCGCCTGGAACAGGACGGGCGTCGGGCCCGGGAGCAGCTGGCTCGTGTGGAGGCCGAGCGGGCAGCGCTGGAGGTGAAGCTCAAGCACGCCCGCAACCAGGTGGAAGTGGAGATGAAGAAGCGGTTCCGGGCAGAGGCTGAGCAGGAGAAGCAG GAGCGCAAACTTCAGCTGGTCTTCGAGTCCCTAATGGGGGAGCCGGGAGGCAGCAAGGTGCTGAGCAGGGAGCAGTGCTCTGTTCTCAGTGCCCTGGCTGGCTGGCGACTTGGGGCCACCCTGGCACCAGGCAGGAG GTCATCTGCAGTGAATGAATCGTGCCAGTCCCTCTTGTCCCACTCAGACATCAGTTATGACCGCACTGAGGATGATGTG GATGTTGATATGATGACAGTGGTGAGGACCCTGAAGCGCAAATCCCAGGAGAGGCAG CATGTGTCCCTGGCCCCTCTGGCTGGCCCCGTGGTGATGGCGAAGCGGCGCCGTTCTTCTGTGGCACCCCTCAATGCT GCGAGTGTTGCCCCTGCTCCCCCTGCTTCTGAGGTCCCACACCCTGCTGGCAGCCTCCCACCTGCAGTTCTGCTGCCACACCGCCGCTCTCGCCAGGGACATCGTGCCTCCATACATGCAG AGCCAATCATGGTGTGGGGCAGCAGTGAGGATCCAGGCTGCCATACCACAGGGCAGGAGAGCCACACAGAGAGCAGCTCCACGGGGCAGCCAGCACCAGCCTCCTTCCTCTCACCTCCACCAGGCCTTCCACCCCTCCAGCACCAGTTCACTTCCAAAATG GTGATCCGTCCTGAGCCATGTGGTGTGTGCGGCTCCCGCATCCGCTTCGGGAAGGCTGCCATCAAGTGCCACCAgtgccagctgctgctgcaccccAAGTGCCAGGAGCAGTGCCCCAGGCCCTGTGTGCCCCGGCCTCGCCACCATGCTTGGCCCCGTGAG GGTGTGGTGGCAGACTTTGCCCCCACCACGCCGCCCCTGGTGCCAGCGCTGGTGGTACAGTGTGTGACCGAGGTGGAGACACGAGGCTTGAAGGAG ACAGGACTGTACCGtgtgccaggcacagagcagctggtgCGGGAGtggaagcagaagctgctgcgAGCCGGGGGCACGCTGCCCGCTCTCAGCAGTGTGACTGACATCCACGTGGTGTGCGGGGTGCTCAAGGACTTTCTACGGGGACTCAAGGAGCCACTAGTCACCTTCAGCCTCCACCCTGCCTTCCTGCAGGCTGCCG ACATCCCTGATGATGCTGCCTGTAGCACAGCTCTGTGCCATGTGGTGAGCAAGCTGCCCCGTGCCAACAGGGACACCCTGGCCTTCCTCATGCTGCACCTGCTCAG GGTGTCACGCAGCCCCGACTGCAAGATGGATGTGCTCAACCTCTCCCGGGTGTTTGGCCCTACACTGGTGGGACACAGCTCAGCCAGCCCCACACCACTTGCCATACTGGAGGATGTGCCACGGCAGTGCAAG GTGGTGGCCCGCCTCCTCTCGCTGCCACCCGACTTCTGGACTGGCTTTGTGGGGACAGAGCAGGAGAACCTGGTGCCAGTGCCAGCCTCGCGGGGTGAACACG CGCCATTCTTCCACCCCATCACCTCCCCGGAGCCCAAGCCAGACCAGCTGAGCCCCCCAGgttcctgctgcttccccagcacTCTGCAGAGTTGTGTGGGCATAGTTGCTCGGCCCTT GCAGCGGCCAACCCCAGAGAAGGTGAGAAAATTCTTTTCTCCTGTGTag